The following coding sequences are from one Parabacteroides pacaensis window:
- a CDS encoding GlsB/YeaQ/YmgE family stress response membrane protein: MGWLWFIIIGIVAGLAAGKLMRGGGFGLIINLLVGIIGGVLGGWLFGLVGINVGNGIIGSLISSTIGAIFLLWIVSLFNR, encoded by the coding sequence ATGGGCTGGCTTTGGTTTATTATCATAGGTATCGTTGCCGGATTGGCAGCAGGAAAATTAATGAGAGGCGGAGGCTTCGGGTTGATAATTAATTTATTAGTAGGCATTATAGGAGGTGTCTTGGGAGGCTGGCTCTTCGGCCTGGTAGGAATTAATGTAGGAAACGGAATAATAGGAAGTTTGATAAGTTCTACGATAGGGGCTATATTTTTGCTTTGGATTGTATCGCTGTTTAATAGATAA
- a CDS encoding DUF5106 domain-containing protein: MKYLIIGLSLCMLVACSSKSQTQPSKPSAESVRKEFKLPEIPMTIVDPGHRANYLAIHYWDHFNFADTSYIHLPEVTEQALANYINILDYTTSPDIISQSIKGMLTKAEADTAMLSYFCGLYDKYLYDPNSPMRNEEYYIPVLEKIISSNQIEEVQKIRPRHQLDLALKNRIGQKASDIEYTLASGATGHLHQIQSPYVVLFFYNPDCNMCKEVHEQLDRSSIITGLQQKKRLQIIALYPDEDMEAWRKHLPEIPSSWINGYDKALVIRNEETYDLKAIPTLYLLDKDKKVLLKDVTFPQLEEFLKQKEQL, translated from the coding sequence ATGAAATATTTAATAATAGGATTAAGCCTCTGTATGTTGGTAGCATGCAGTTCCAAATCTCAAACGCAACCATCAAAACCTTCTGCAGAATCCGTTCGGAAGGAATTTAAATTGCCGGAAATCCCCATGACTATTGTAGATCCCGGACATCGGGCCAATTACCTGGCTATTCATTATTGGGATCATTTTAATTTTGCAGATACTTCCTATATTCATTTACCGGAAGTAACGGAACAAGCTTTAGCTAATTATATCAATATATTAGATTATACAACTTCTCCTGACATTATCTCCCAATCTATTAAGGGAATGCTTACAAAGGCGGAAGCCGACACGGCTATGCTTTCTTACTTCTGCGGATTATATGATAAATACCTATATGATCCCAATTCGCCTATGCGAAATGAGGAATATTATATTCCTGTATTAGAAAAAATTATATCGAGCAACCAAATAGAAGAGGTACAAAAAATCCGTCCCCGGCATCAATTGGATCTTGCATTGAAAAACCGGATAGGACAAAAGGCTTCTGATATTGAATACACACTTGCTTCCGGCGCAACCGGCCATCTTCACCAAATACAATCCCCGTATGTTGTTCTCTTCTTTTACAATCCGGATTGTAACATGTGTAAAGAAGTCCACGAACAGTTAGACCGTTCTTCTATTATTACCGGTCTGCAACAAAAGAAACGTCTGCAAATAATAGCTCTCTATCCGGATGAAGATATGGAAGCCTGGCGGAAACATCTTCCTGAAATTCCTTCCTCTTGGATTAACGGTTATGACAAAGCCCTTGTCATACGTAACGAAGAAACTTACGATTTAAAGGCTATTCCTACTCTTTATTTATTAGATAAAGACAAAAAAGTATTGCTCAAAGACGTAACCTTTCCCCAATTGGAGGAATTTTTAAAACAGAAAGAACAATTGTAA
- a CDS encoding polysaccharide biosynthesis/export family protein — MKILLSKFFLFFVGILITSCVSRKEIVYLQDMPPFERQKIPHEYEIKIQKDDLLGITVNSKNPELALPFNLPMISYQSATKSDPISGVVSQQLQGHLVDKEGNIDFPMLGKIHVEKFTRMELRDLIQRRLKEEDYIKDPIVTIKFLNFKVSVLGEVAHPGTFTITSDRLTLLEALGMAGDLTIYGKRDRIAVLRESNGEREIIFHDLRSKDLFASPGYYLQQNDVVYVEPNKRKAEQSGINQNNSVGVWLSVASLITTIGVLIFK; from the coding sequence ATGAAAATCTTATTATCCAAATTCTTTCTCTTCTTTGTCGGAATATTGATTACTTCTTGTGTTTCACGTAAAGAAATCGTTTATCTGCAGGATATGCCTCCTTTTGAAAGACAAAAAATTCCTCACGAATATGAAATTAAGATCCAGAAGGACGATTTGTTAGGAATCACCGTTAATAGTAAGAATCCGGAACTGGCACTCCCTTTCAACCTTCCGATGATTTCTTATCAGTCGGCAACAAAAAGTGACCCGATCAGTGGAGTAGTCTCCCAGCAACTTCAAGGTCATTTGGTGGATAAAGAAGGAAATATTGATTTCCCCATGTTAGGGAAAATTCATGTAGAGAAGTTTACCCGGATGGAATTACGGGACTTGATTCAAAGACGGTTAAAAGAGGAAGATTATATCAAAGATCCCATTGTAACTATTAAGTTCTTAAATTTCAAGGTTTCTGTTTTAGGAGAAGTTGCACATCCGGGAACTTTTACTATTACCTCCGACCGGCTTACTTTACTGGAAGCACTAGGTATGGCGGGTGACCTCACTATTTACGGGAAGAGAGACCGGATAGCAGTGTTACGGGAAAGTAACGGAGAAAGGGAAATTATTTTTCACGACTTAAGATCGAAAGATTTATTTGCTTCTCCCGGTTATTATCTTCAACAGAATGATGTGGTATACGTAGAACCTAATAAAAGAAAAGCTGAACAAAGTGGTATTAACCAAAATAACAGTGTAGGTGTCTGGTTATCGGTTGCTTCGTTAATAACTACAATTGGCGTATTAATCTTTAAATAA
- a CDS encoding SGNH/GDSL hydrolase family protein, which yields MKVIHVLLFFFIAASAYAQWNWTDPQKAGYPVIQGQGFTEEIGQTYVRLPDRAKDKISPHVWYLSRNSTGLSIHFYSNAPSITVRYQVTGHYAMSHMPATGVSGIDLYSIDSDGAWKRHTTSNYSFKDTIQYAWQGLPKDKYHDRGYEYRLYLPLYNTVSWMEIGIPENSRIEYLPQRKEKPIVVYGTSIAQGGCASRPGMAWPTIVQRKLDYPLINLGFSGSGRLEKEVLDFICEIDAQLYILDCLPNLTGVDDNTLNGLIRNAVQQIRAKHDAPILLVEHSSGCNSYGNSDCAARNEASRRIFEALQAEGAKDLYYLSCSEINMPEDGVVDYVHPSDLGMQIEAEAYEKKIREILKQPAGSLSTTRPVTQRREPDNYEWQKRHREILDLNASQPPKAIILGNSITHFWGGEPTGPRQTGKDSWDKVMRPLGFHNLGYGYDRIENVLWRVYHGELDGYEAEKVVVKIGTNNLYLNSDEEIVEGLRFLLSAIRERQPQAVIKVIGLLPRRNAEEKIKALNKRIQQMVHTEGYKYTDVGSLLLLSNGKINEALFSDGLHPNAKGYRKIAKLIAE from the coding sequence ATGAAAGTTATTCACGTACTGCTATTCTTTTTCATTGCTGCAAGTGCATATGCCCAATGGAATTGGACTGATCCGCAAAAAGCCGGTTATCCGGTAATACAAGGTCAAGGATTTACAGAAGAAATAGGACAAACGTATGTCCGTTTGCCGGATAGAGCTAAAGACAAAATAAGTCCGCATGTATGGTATTTGTCCAGAAACTCAACCGGATTAAGTATTCATTTTTATTCAAATGCTCCCAGCATCACTGTCCGTTATCAAGTAACTGGCCATTATGCCATGTCTCACATGCCGGCTACGGGAGTTTCCGGCATAGACTTATATTCTATCGATAGTGACGGTGCATGGAAAAGGCATACTACCAGTAACTATTCTTTTAAAGACACCATACAATATGCGTGGCAGGGACTTCCCAAGGATAAATATCACGACCGCGGATACGAATACCGGCTCTATCTTCCTCTTTATAATACTGTTTCCTGGATGGAAATAGGAATACCGGAAAATTCCCGAATCGAATACCTTCCGCAAAGGAAAGAAAAGCCTATCGTGGTGTACGGCACTTCCATTGCCCAAGGGGGATGTGCTTCCCGGCCCGGAATGGCATGGCCTACTATTGTACAACGTAAGTTAGATTATCCGCTTATCAACCTAGGATTTTCAGGTAGCGGACGGCTCGAAAAAGAAGTGCTGGATTTTATTTGCGAAATAGATGCCCAATTATATATCCTGGATTGCCTCCCCAATTTAACCGGAGTAGACGACAATACCTTGAATGGGCTGATCCGGAACGCCGTACAACAAATTCGTGCCAAGCATGATGCCCCTATTTTGTTAGTAGAACATTCTTCGGGATGCAATTCTTATGGAAACAGTGATTGTGCTGCCAGGAATGAAGCTTCCCGTCGCATTTTTGAAGCGTTGCAAGCGGAAGGAGCCAAAGATTTATATTATCTCTCCTGCTCAGAGATCAATATGCCGGAAGACGGAGTAGTAGATTATGTCCATCCTTCGGATTTGGGTATGCAAATAGAAGCGGAAGCTTACGAAAAGAAAATCCGGGAAATCCTTAAACAACCTGCAGGGTCTTTATCTACTACCCGGCCTGTTACACAACGTAGGGAACCAGACAATTACGAATGGCAAAAACGCCATAGGGAAATTCTGGATCTAAATGCGTCGCAACCGCCCAAAGCTATTATCCTGGGAAATTCTATTACTCACTTCTGGGGTGGAGAACCGACAGGGCCCCGTCAAACAGGAAAAGACAGTTGGGACAAAGTAATGCGTCCTCTGGGCTTTCACAATCTAGGGTATGGATACGACCGGATAGAAAATGTATTATGGCGGGTATATCATGGTGAATTGGACGGCTATGAAGCAGAAAAGGTAGTGGTGAAAATAGGTACTAACAATCTTTATTTAAATAGTGATGAAGAGATCGTGGAAGGCTTGCGTTTTCTATTAAGTGCTATTCGGGAAAGGCAACCTCAGGCCGTTATTAAAGTCATCGGTCTTTTACCACGCCGGAATGCAGAGGAAAAAATAAAAGCCTTAAACAAAAGAATTCAACAAATGGTACACACAGAAGGATATAAATATACGGATGTAGGTAGTTTGTTGCTTCTTTCGAATGGGAAAATCAATGAAGCTCTTTTCTCTGACGGACTTCACCCTAATGCCAAAGGTTACCGGAAAATAGCGAAATTAATTGCGGAATAA
- a CDS encoding serine protease, which produces MKKIFLLLAVFCSVLTVTAQNKPPKWMDKQKKAVVLVTTYGKDGSKISTGTGFFVSETGEALSGYSMFKNAVKATVTDVDGRDLPVTNIIGINDLYDVIKFKVEVPKKITYLPLASEPIANGTATYLLPYTPGKTIPFKQGQITEASKVSEPYGYYKLNFSLEPTQLNAPVLNEEGEVFGLAQEDATGNKEVSYAMSAGFVNNLHVSSADAFNSVYSEIGIKKAWPKDKDEALVALFLLGSKQDVKTQLETLNDFIACFPEVADGYLNRANLYAYHRAELASAPAEQAKYLDLALEDIERASKYSDKKSEVFFNRAKLLYGVAVTDTTLTSPWTVDGAMEVLQQAIKEEDLPVYHQLEGDIYFYKKQYDLALENYMKVNNSDMASSVTYYWAAKAKENIPGSQITDIIALLDSAVVKCGASPTQEAAAYILERVEYKMQLGQYPQAVADYNLYYDIMNGKVNDAFYFYREQANFRLGDLEAALKDIQEAIKLSPDNPTYYAEEASVYVRMEKYEEALSSIDKSLKLAPNFAACYRLRGVCFVRQEKKAEACEAFNKAKELGDPIADKLIKTHCK; this is translated from the coding sequence ATGAAGAAAATATTTCTATTACTAGCTGTTTTCTGTTCGGTACTTACGGTAACAGCTCAAAATAAGCCTCCCAAGTGGATGGACAAACAAAAAAAAGCCGTGGTTTTAGTAACTACCTATGGAAAAGACGGAAGTAAAATTTCTACCGGAACCGGTTTTTTTGTTTCGGAAACAGGCGAAGCCTTGTCGGGTTATTCTATGTTTAAAAATGCAGTGAAAGCTACCGTGACGGATGTGGACGGACGCGATTTGCCGGTTACCAATATTATCGGAATCAATGATTTATACGATGTAATAAAATTTAAAGTAGAGGTTCCTAAGAAAATTACTTATCTCCCTTTAGCCTCCGAACCGATAGCGAATGGCACAGCCACCTATTTATTGCCCTATACTCCGGGTAAAACCATTCCGTTTAAACAGGGACAGATTACCGAGGCAAGCAAAGTAAGCGAACCTTACGGTTACTATAAACTTAACTTCTCTTTGGAGCCTACTCAATTAAATGCACCTGTATTAAATGAAGAAGGAGAAGTATTTGGTTTAGCCCAAGAAGATGCTACGGGAAATAAAGAAGTATCCTATGCGATGTCGGCCGGATTTGTCAATAATTTGCACGTCTCGTCAGCAGATGCGTTTAATTCCGTTTATAGTGAAATAGGTATTAAGAAAGCTTGGCCTAAAGATAAAGATGAAGCATTGGTAGCTTTGTTTTTGCTGGGAAGTAAGCAAGATGTCAAAACTCAGCTGGAAACATTAAATGATTTTATTGCCTGTTTCCCGGAAGTCGCAGACGGTTATTTAAATCGTGCCAACCTGTATGCTTACCATCGTGCCGAGCTAGCTTCTGCTCCCGCAGAACAGGCAAAATATCTGGATTTGGCATTGGAAGACATTGAACGTGCTTCCAAATATAGTGATAAAAAAAGTGAAGTATTTTTCAATCGTGCCAAGTTGCTATATGGAGTTGCTGTAACGGATACTACTTTAACTTCTCCGTGGACGGTAGACGGTGCCATGGAAGTTCTTCAACAAGCTATTAAGGAAGAAGATCTTCCGGTATATCATCAATTGGAAGGAGATATCTATTTTTATAAAAAGCAGTATGACCTGGCTTTGGAAAATTATATGAAAGTGAATAACAGTGATATGGCATCTTCCGTTACTTACTATTGGGCAGCCAAAGCAAAGGAAAATATTCCAGGGTCGCAGATTACCGATATCATTGCGTTGTTAGATAGTGCCGTAGTGAAGTGCGGAGCATCTCCCACGCAGGAAGCGGCTGCTTATATTCTGGAACGGGTAGAGTATAAAATGCAACTGGGCCAATATCCACAAGCGGTTGCCGATTATAATTTGTATTATGATATAATGAATGGAAAAGTAAATGATGCTTTTTACTTTTATCGGGAACAAGCGAATTTCCGGTTAGGGGATTTGGAAGCGGCTTTGAAAGATATTCAGGAAGCTATTAAGCTTAGTCCAGACAATCCAACTTATTATGCTGAAGAGGCTTCGGTGTATGTCCGGATGGAAAAATATGAAGAGGCTTTGAGCAGTATTGATAAGTCACTGAAATTAGCTCCCAATTTTGCTGCTTGTTACCGATTACGGGGAGTATGTTTTGTCCGGCAGGAGAAGAAAGCCGAAGCTTGCGAAGCATTCAATAAAGCAAAAGAATTAGGAGATCCAATAGCAGATAAGTTAATTAAAACGCATTGTAAATAA
- a CDS encoding DnaJ C-terminal domain-containing protein, whose product MAYIDYYGILGVNKNATQDEIKKAYKKLARKYHPDLNPNDANAQRKFQEINEANEVLSNPENRKKYDEYGEHWKHADEFNSQRQQYQQYQQGGAGGDGQFWSTGDFMGAGGDGGGFSDFFENLFGNRGGRSGRSAGFRGQDYNAELQLSLRDAAHTHKQILNVNGKKIRITVPAGVADGQVIKLKGQGGEGINGGPAGDLYITFVIPEDPVFKRLDNDLYITAPLNLYTAILGGEQTVDTLDGKVKLKVKPETQNGTKVRLRGKGFPVYKKEGQFGDLIVTFSIEIPTNLTEKQKELFRELQNS is encoded by the coding sequence ATGGCTTATATAGATTATTATGGCATCCTTGGTGTGAATAAAAACGCTACGCAGGACGAGATCAAAAAAGCGTATAAGAAGTTGGCCCGGAAGTATCATCCTGATTTGAATCCGAACGATGCAAATGCGCAAAGGAAGTTCCAGGAAATAAACGAGGCTAACGAAGTGCTCAGTAATCCCGAAAATCGTAAAAAGTACGATGAATACGGAGAACATTGGAAGCATGCCGACGAATTTAATTCACAAAGGCAGCAATATCAACAATACCAGCAGGGAGGAGCCGGAGGTGACGGCCAGTTCTGGTCGACAGGTGACTTTATGGGTGCCGGTGGTGATGGAGGAGGTTTTTCTGATTTCTTTGAAAACCTCTTTGGTAACCGGGGCGGAAGAAGCGGCAGAAGTGCCGGATTCCGCGGACAGGATTATAATGCCGAACTACAGCTTTCTTTACGCGATGCTGCTCACACTCATAAACAAATATTAAATGTAAACGGCAAAAAAATCCGTATTACTGTTCCTGCCGGGGTAGCCGACGGTCAAGTTATCAAGCTGAAGGGACAAGGTGGTGAAGGAATTAACGGAGGACCTGCCGGAGATTTATATATCACATTTGTTATTCCCGAAGATCCGGTTTTCAAGCGTTTGGATAACGATTTGTATATCACCGCCCCGTTAAATCTGTATACAGCTATTTTAGGAGGCGAACAGACGGTTGATACATTAGACGGGAAAGTAAAACTCAAAGTTAAGCCTGAGACGCAGAATGGTACGAAGGTAAGGTTACGAGGAAAAGGTTTCCCTGTTTATAAAAAAGAAGGACAATTCGGAGACCTGATCGTAACATTCTCTATTGAAATTCCAACAAATCTTACAGAGAAGCAGAAGGAATTATTCCGTGAATTACAAAATTCTTAA
- a CDS encoding A1S_2505 family phage non-structural protein, which yields MENRITSDHITSLQPNEVFVFGSNLDGFHGGGAARQALKWGAIIGQGVGLQGNTYAIPTMFATEKEMQPYVDEFIQFAKGHPDKIFLVTEIGCGIAGFTPKDIAPLFEEAVEVENISLPKKFWKVLKKDFPH from the coding sequence ATGGAAAATAGAATTACTTCGGATCATATTACCTCGTTACAACCGAATGAAGTGTTTGTATTTGGTAGTAATTTAGATGGTTTTCATGGAGGAGGTGCTGCCCGGCAAGCATTAAAGTGGGGTGCAATTATCGGACAAGGGGTAGGGTTGCAAGGCAATACGTATGCTATTCCTACGATGTTTGCTACCGAGAAAGAAATGCAGCCGTATGTAGACGAGTTTATTCAATTCGCCAAGGGGCATCCTGACAAGATTTTTCTTGTTACCGAAATCGGTTGCGGCATTGCAGGGTTTACACCGAAAGACATTGCTCCTTTATTTGAGGAGGCTGTTGAGGTAGAAAATATTTCTTTACCTAAAAAGTTTTGGAAGGTTTTGAAGAAAGATTTCCCTCACTAG
- a CDS encoding GumC family protein yields MKEQEIYDIEENSNSGELELRDILELVLSQWYWFVLSVAVCMAGAWLYLQITPKIYLRTATVMIKDEQKGGPASESAAFEELGMFNIKSNVDNEILVFKSRKLMTDVVRRLRLDIGYSVKERFQTKELYLESPVRIEFIDDNTTQVFSFTVTPQPEGKFILSDFSTDEDWQCTGNLNDTIVSPVGKLIITPTVYYSDKFLETPVHVTKQNLQDIANHYRNALSVFLTSKTATMIDITLQDTNQDRAEDIINALITIYNEDAINDKNQIAVNTANFINERLVIIGQELGDVDSEIESYKKENRLTDITSETGIYLQANSEYKNENLSIENQINLAKFIRQYLIDGSKASDLIPSNTGISDPGIENQIHSYNEMLLKRDKLISNSSEKNPVVSDLNNSLSSMKKSIVRSVDNLLVSLNIKRKNLQEQQTQTLRRIESVPTQEKYVLTVARQQKIKEELYLYLLNKREENALNLAITESNARIIDEANGSQAPIAPKTSVIFLSAFILGCIVPGGVIFIRRILNTTVRGRKDLEENTSIPFLGEVPLKEKDIKKDIVVCENGRDSVSEAFRIIRTNMDFMKSSIKDMQVIMLTSSNVGAGKTFVSCNLAMSFALTNKRVILLDLDIRKGSLSKHIAGLKKGITNYLSGKVTHIEKLVFRGELHPNLDVIHAGPVPPNPAELLLSDKLDQLINELRKQYDYIIIDNVPAMMVADAAIVNRVADLTIYIVREGYFDRRQLPDLEKLYHSKRFRNLSLILNGAKKKSTWYGYGYGYGYGYGYGYGNEKKKRSFFKK; encoded by the coding sequence ATGAAAGAGCAGGAAATATATGATATAGAAGAAAATTCCAATAGCGGGGAATTAGAACTACGGGATATACTGGAACTCGTACTATCGCAATGGTATTGGTTTGTTTTATCTGTAGCGGTTTGTATGGCAGGGGCTTGGCTCTACCTGCAAATCACTCCTAAAATATACCTGAGAACCGCTACCGTGATGATAAAAGACGAGCAAAAAGGCGGTCCTGCCTCGGAGTCGGCTGCTTTTGAAGAACTGGGTATGTTCAATATAAAGAGTAACGTAGATAATGAAATCCTGGTATTCAAGTCACGTAAGTTGATGACGGACGTAGTAAGGCGGTTAAGGCTGGATATCGGTTATTCGGTAAAAGAAAGGTTTCAGACAAAGGAACTTTATCTGGAGTCGCCTGTCCGGATAGAATTTATCGATGATAATACCACACAAGTTTTTTCATTTACAGTCACTCCGCAGCCCGAAGGAAAATTCATACTTTCCGATTTTTCTACCGATGAAGATTGGCAATGTACCGGTAACTTGAATGATACGATTGTTTCACCTGTAGGAAAACTGATTATTACCCCTACAGTCTATTATTCGGACAAGTTCCTGGAAACACCGGTACATGTTACGAAACAGAATTTGCAGGATATTGCCAATCACTATCGTAATGCTTTATCGGTTTTCCTTACCAGCAAAACGGCAACCATGATAGATATTACTTTGCAGGATACCAATCAAGACCGGGCTGAAGACATTATTAATGCGTTGATTACTATTTATAACGAAGATGCAATTAATGATAAAAACCAAATTGCCGTAAATACAGCTAATTTTATCAATGAACGTTTGGTAATTATCGGCCAGGAGCTAGGGGATGTAGATTCGGAAATCGAATCGTATAAAAAAGAAAACAGGTTAACGGATATTACTTCTGAAACAGGAATTTATTTACAAGCCAACAGTGAATATAAAAATGAAAATCTAAGTATAGAGAATCAGATTAACTTAGCCAAATTTATCCGGCAATATCTGATCGACGGTTCGAAAGCATCCGACCTGATTCCTTCTAATACAGGGATTAGTGATCCCGGAATAGAAAACCAGATCCATTCTTATAATGAAATGTTGCTTAAACGGGACAAGCTTATCAGTAATTCGAGCGAAAAGAATCCGGTGGTATCAGACTTGAACAATTCCTTAAGCTCGATGAAAAAATCTATTGTCCGTTCCGTAGACAATTTATTGGTTTCTTTAAATATCAAACGAAAGAATCTGCAAGAACAGCAAACACAGACGTTACGACGAATAGAGTCTGTTCCCACCCAAGAGAAATATGTACTTACTGTGGCGCGTCAACAGAAAATTAAAGAAGAACTGTACCTGTATCTTCTTAATAAGCGGGAAGAAAATGCCTTAAACCTGGCTATTACCGAAAGCAATGCCCGTATTATCGATGAAGCAAACGGCAGCCAAGCTCCCATTGCTCCTAAAACTTCTGTTATATTTCTATCTGCTTTCATTCTGGGATGTATTGTTCCGGGAGGAGTGATCTTTATTCGCCGGATATTAAATACTACCGTGCGGGGGAGAAAAGATTTGGAAGAAAATACGTCTATTCCCTTTTTAGGTGAAGTACCTTTGAAAGAGAAAGATATAAAAAAAGATATTGTGGTTTGTGAAAATGGCCGTGACAGTGTTTCGGAAGCTTTCCGGATTATCCGTACAAACATGGATTTTATGAAAAGTAGTATAAAAGATATGCAGGTTATTATGTTGACTTCTTCTAATGTAGGAGCTGGAAAAACTTTTGTATCCTGTAACCTCGCTATGTCGTTTGCTTTAACCAATAAAAGAGTGATTCTTCTGGATTTGGATATCCGTAAGGGAAGTTTAAGTAAACATATTGCCGGATTAAAAAAAGGAATTACAAATTATCTTTCCGGTAAGGTAACTCATATAGAGAAACTTGTTTTCCGGGGAGAACTCCATCCGAACCTGGACGTCATTCATGCAGGTCCTGTTCCTCCTAACCCGGCAGAATTGTTACTTAGCGACAAACTTGACCAACTAATAAACGAGTTAAGAAAACAATACGATTATATTATTATCGATAATGTTCCGGCTATGATGGTAGCGGATGCTGCCATAGTCAACCGTGTAGCCGACCTCACGATTTACATTGTCCGCGAAGGGTACTTCGACCGCAGGCAGCTTCCCGATTTGGAAAAATTATATCATAGCAAACGTTTTCGTAATCTTTCACTTATTCTAAACGGAGCCAAGAAAAAAAGTACCTGGTACGGATACGGATATGGTTACGGGTATGGATATGGGTACGGATACGGGAATGAGAAAAAGAAACGTTCGTTCTTCAAAAAATAG
- a CDS encoding chaperone modulator CbpM: MRTDLIIVREYCDKVHIEPSFVSLLAESGLIDIEEIDNERYFPAAELQDLEKYTRWYYDLSINIEGIDAIRHLLGRMEQLQNEIAGLRSRLRLYQGNKFFEDTESDYF, from the coding sequence ATGCGAACAGATTTAATCATTGTAAGAGAATATTGTGATAAAGTCCATATAGAACCGTCATTTGTTTCATTGCTTGCTGAAAGTGGCCTGATCGATATAGAGGAAATAGATAACGAACGGTATTTTCCTGCTGCCGAATTGCAAGACCTGGAAAAGTATACGAGGTGGTATTACGACTTATCTATTAACATCGAGGGAATCGATGCTATTCGACATTTATTAGGAAGAATGGAACAACTTCAAAATGAAATTGCCGGTTTACGAAGCAGATTAAGACTATATCAGGGAAATAAGTTCTTTGAAGATACAGAATCCGATTATTTCTGA
- a CDS encoding tyrosine-protein phosphatase yields MFNWWCTRRNILPGDLLVNRIDIHTHLLPGVDDGVKTEEEALAILQLLATHGVKKVFCTPHVMTDLVKNHSGYLKARFREFQKLCPVNIELRLAAEYMLDEHFLCHLKEGLLAFDKKHVLLETSYLDAPPNMERLLYETTLYGYQPILAHPERYLYMEPENYTLLKERNCKFQLNLLSVAGYYGKEVQYRSKDLLRKGYYDFIGSDIHHLKQYKSYYSLSLPLSLIKTLKALIRKNEELWI; encoded by the coding sequence ATGTTTAATTGGTGGTGTACCCGAAGAAACATATTGCCGGGAGATTTATTGGTTAACAGGATTGATATTCATACGCATCTATTACCCGGTGTGGACGATGGGGTTAAAACCGAAGAAGAAGCGTTAGCAATCTTGCAGCTTCTAGCAACGCATGGAGTTAAGAAAGTTTTTTGTACTCCGCATGTGATGACAGATTTAGTAAAAAATCATTCCGGTTATTTAAAGGCTCGATTTAGGGAGTTTCAAAAATTATGTCCGGTAAATATAGAGTTACGGTTGGCTGCCGAATACATGCTGGATGAACATTTCCTTTGTCATTTAAAAGAGGGATTACTTGCTTTTGATAAAAAACATGTGTTGTTAGAGACCTCTTATCTGGATGCTCCCCCGAACATGGAGAGACTGCTTTATGAAACAACTTTATACGGCTATCAACCTATCCTGGCGCATCCGGAACGTTACCTTTATATGGAACCGGAAAATTATACTTTGCTTAAAGAACGGAATTGCAAATTCCAATTGAATTTATTATCGGTAGCCGGGTATTATGGGAAAGAAGTTCAATATCGTAGCAAGGATTTGTTAAGGAAAGGTTATTACGATTTTATAGGAAGTGACATCCATCATTTAAAGCAGTACAAAAGTTACTACTCCCTTTCACTCCCTCTCTCTCTTATAAAAACCTTAAAAGCTCTCATAAGAAAAAACGAAGAGCTTTGGATATAG